ATAATATGAAAGGGAAGTTTAAGCTGCTGTTGAAGAAGATTTAGGGAGAAGCTTAATAATAACATTAGATCATTTGTAGAGGATCATCCACAATTTTTTTGTTACAATTTGTAACAAATCCAAAATATTATAAAAAATATTTTATTTGTCGTTTTTAATATGCTTTAAATTTTGTATGCAAAAACAATACTACTCACCCCACCTCATAAAACTCCGGATATTCTCCTAAATCAATTCTTTCGTTATTGAAATCAGTATACCATCTGACTCCATTAAAAGTGAATAATTCTTGAACATGTTGGTCCAATCCAAATTCTTTTTGAACCGGGATTAACACTTTATAAATACTAAAATTGGCTTTGTTTTTACTTAAAACTTCTTTACAAGTATCAATAATCAGTTCCTTAGTTATCATACTCAAATATAATTTATTTTGGTAAACAACTGTTTTAAAAATACAGTTGTTTAATTGCTATTTACACATTTAAGTCTAAAAATTTATTCTGCAAATAAGTAAACCAAATTATATTTATGAAGATAATAAAATCAATTTCGTATTTTTACGCAAATCCTAACATGCCAAAATCCATTCTCAAAAATCTAAAACTTTAGATTGACTGGCAAATAAAATTGAGTATAGACCATGTATCATCTTATTAAAGATGCGTTTTAAATGCTTATTAGCAATTTGTAATTGAAATACTTAAAATTATTAGCAATATGGTAACTATTAGAAGTTTTGAAGAATACAAATCCTATGAAGGGAAAGTTTTAGGTGTTTCCGAGTGGCATAAAATTGATCAAGATCAGATCAATAAATTTGCTGATGCGACCTTGGACCACCAATGGATCCACACAAACGAAGAAAGGGCAGCAAACGAAGGCCCATTCAAGACAACTATTGCCCATGGCTACCTAACATTATCATTAATTCCTTACTTATGGAAGCAAATTGCGGATGTAACCAATGTAAAGATGGAGATCAATTATGGTATCGAGAATTTTAAATTTGGTCAAGCCGTCCCGTCCGGAGGTGAAGTACAACTACAAGCCACGGTTAAATCGATAACAAACCTAAGAGGGACGATAAAAGCAGTTATTCAAGCACAGCTTTTAATAAAAGATTATGTTAAGCCCGCATATGTAGGAGATGTGATTTTCCTTTACCATTTTAATTAATAATCTCATATGTTAAAATCTAAAATAATTGGGACCGGATCTTACATACCTACTGAAATAATTCCCAACAGCTATTTTTTGAATCATAATTTCTTTGGAACAGATAATGTTGAAATTAATCAATCTGCTGAAACAATAATTCAAAAATTCAGTGCTATTACAGGAATAAAAAGCAGAAGATATGCTGCAAAAGGTTTAACTGCATCTGATATGGCTACAATGGCAGCAGAGCAGGCGATATCAAATGCGTCGGTAGACCCAGAATTAATTGATATTATTATTGTAGCTCATAACTACGGAGACATTAAATATGAGGGATCTCCACGAGATATGGTCCCTTCTTTGGCCGCCAGAGTTAAGCATAATTTAGGTATAAAGAATATAAGTTGTATTCCGTATGATCTTGTTTTCGGATGTCCCGGATGGCTACAGGGACTTATTCAATGTGATTTAGCTATTAGGTCAGGAGTGGCAAAAACTTGTCTTGTTATTGGAGCTGAGACACTTTCTCGTGTAATCGATTCCTCCGATAGAGACAGTATGATTTTTTCTGATGGAGCCGGTGCTTGTATTATTCAAGCAAATACAACTTCAGATAGTGGAATAATTAATAGCGTTGTCAGATCAGATACAGATATTGAGCTTGAATTCATTTACTCTGCAGGTTCTAACAAAGGTGAAAAAGAAGACTCAGAGTATATAAAAATGAAGGGTCGTAAGGTATATGAATATGCTTTAAAAAATGTTCCTCAAGCTATGAAACAATGTTTCGATCATAGTGGAAATAAAATTGAAAGCCTTAAGATGATTCTAATTCATCAAGCAAATGAAAAGATGGATGAGGCAATTGTTAAAAGATTTTTCGAGCTGTATGGTATAGAAGATCTTCCTCAAAACATAATGCCAATGAACATATCTTCAATGGGTAATAGCTCAGTAGCTACAATTCCAACCTTATTGCATCAAGTTTTAGATAATCAAATAGATACCTATAATATTTCTGATGGAGATATAATATTGTTTGCTTCAGTAGGCGCAGGAATGAATATTAATGCGATCACTTATAAATGGTAATAATTTTGAGATTATATTCTAGTTGTAAGATTCTATTTTTTGACATTAAAAACCGTGGAGAAACTTGGGAGGAATCCCCACGGAATAACCAAAAATATAAACCTAAATTATGAAAAGACAATTTAAAAACAAGTGAGGGGCTGGTTACCCTCTTGCGAGTTAATGGCTTCACCTTAGCCACTCTGAGCTAATCCTCCAACTTGTTAGATTTTTAAAGGCCCTTTGCTGCTAATCCTTTATTTCTTTGATTGAAAACCACTGATGCTACTATTTTACTATCTGCAATTACTAATCGCCATCTTTCAATCAAATACTTTAAAGAACCAAGAGCCTTTCTCTCTGTTTGCGTTGTGACAACGACAGGGATCGAACCTGTACGACTTTAGAGTGTGCGTCGACTTTTCACGAATGTTGTTTATACTCTATGTTCAAGGAGTCGCACTCCTTTGCGTCTACCACGGCCGGCGAACCGCCAACCCTTCCGCCACGTTGTCAATTTCCCCACCATGCTGCATCACTGCTGTAAGTGGGTGTATTTCACCTAATATTTTATGATGTTATCAATAACCATTCTTGTAATGTTGGTTTTTCAAAACAATCAACTTCTTCTTTACAACCTGAACAAATATTTACACCATCAACAGGTTCTGACCAATAGCCCCTTGAAGTTTCATTAAATTGCAATTGAGCAACTTCAGATCTACAAAAAGGACACACTTCGTCTTTTGCCTGATAGTACTCATTGTAAATACTTATCAAATCTTCATGATTTAATGAATCACCAGTGCTATCAACAATAGTTTGAATATCTTCAATTGATACATTTAGTTTTAATGATGATAATATTATTTCCACTTGCTGATTCATAAATCAAATATAAAAACAAAATTTATCATTTGCAAATTTTATTTTACATTTATTTATCATTTGATAAATATGGTTACTTCTTAATCCTCTCCATCTCGTCCTGAACGTTGGTAACTAACCCGGACATTCCAATAGCGGTCTCCACTGAAATCAATCCTCCGTCCTTAGCTCTGATTGCAAGATCAACATCAGCATCCAAATCATCGAGCTTGAACCGTGGTACTTCAACAGTAACAGCCAGTTCTTGCAATGAAGCAGTTAGTCCTGTGTCCATGCTGGCAAGCAACGCTTTCTCCAGGTTCACACTACGCTGTAACAGCTCGCCATATCCCCCATCAATCTCATTACTAGCGGCTAAATGAGCATCAATAAAAACACGATCGAAAGCAACACCTGAAAGATCTCCCAGGGCTTTCATTTCCTCGAAACTGATATTTGGAGTTTGGGTCAGAGAGTAGATGAAGTTCACCAATGTATCAATTTCCAGTTCAACTGCAGCTACTGATTGATCCCAAGTTACGTACTTAGCATCAGCATGCTCTCCAGTCAATAATACAGCTTTACCACTCTCCCCTTTCTCCTGGGCTTGTGCGCCAGTAGCTCCCTTGAATACTAAAGTTGGCGAAGCGTGGTAGTCGTTAGTATCAGCAAAGTTTGATATCACTGTTTCCAATCTCTCGATCAGTGGCTGCACATTGGCCCAAATCGGGGTATTTTTGGAGTAGTAGATAATTGGTAGTTTCTTGTATGGCAAATCCACTGTTGCAACTAGTTTCCATCCACCTTCACTTTCCCCTCCTGATCCTCCCTGCTCAAACTTCAGTAGACGATCAGTACTGTAGATATCAAAGCATTTGACGGTTTTATCGCCGCCACTGGTTTCTGCGGCAAGTTCTTCTAAAGACTTACGGCGATCGTATTGCCTACCGAAGTAAATCAAATCACCATTTGCATCAAACACTGGTAGAAGCGTATCACCTTTACTTGGCGCTAATATCTGCATTTTATAATCAACAGGAACCTTACTTAGACCGCCCCAGTGGCTCGCATCATCGGTCACCTTGGAATACCACAACTTAGCAACCTGAAGTTCCTTGTTCAAGAGCTTAGCAATCTCCGATTCCTTGTACCCAACTTTATTATTTTCCCTCAAACGCTGCAATAGGTTGAAAGCTTTTTCCTGGGCACCCTTGTCCGGCTCCGCATATAGCCTCGCTTTACCCAAGTTCATAAACGCAACCCTTCTGGTAACTATGATCTCCTGCAGAGCTAAAGGAAGTCGAGCAGGATCGACGTAGGTTGTGGTGGTCGTTGGCGTTCTTCCATCCGCCATCATCACAGGCTTACCATCAGGCCCTATAACTTTTTTGACTACTGTCTTGCGTTTCCTCAGCTGCTCATCATATATATTGTGCTCCTTTATATCTGTTTCCTTCTTCACCTCATAAGCAGGAGCTGACTCCTTACCTAGTTCTTCTATTATCTTCGGATCAATGGCAGCTGATGCCACTTTAATTTCTTTTGCCATAACTTTTCCTTTTATTGTACCTGCGGTTACCCAAACATTCCAATTACTGAGTCGTCAATATTACTTTCCTTATTCACACCGAAATTCTCAACAACACCTGTCAAGGCATCCAGGGCATCATCGTAAGCGTTATTACCTTTCTTGCTGTACGTGGTTACATGCTTATAGAATTGTGGCCACATCTTATCCCAACCGACTGGCATATGTATTATCATATTTACCTTTGCCGAATTCGTGAATATCCTTGCGTGCTTATTCTCCCCTTGATGAAACCATTCAATAGTACAGTTGAAAGCCTTAAGGGTCACTAAATGCGACTCTACATTACGAGCAAACCCACGTCCTCCATTATTGGATTCAATCAAAGCATATTCAACTTGGTGCATCGCTAGTTGCCTTGCTGTGTCAGGTTCCGTTATCTCCATCGGATCCTGAGTATAGATTACGTCAAGAACGAAGCATCCAAGATCCGTTTCAAGGTAAGCGATACTACATAAATAATCTTTACCTGTGTCGGCTGTATCAACGTATGCCTTACGATAGGCTTTGAAATAAGGCGGAATATTCAGATACTCTTTGAATGCCCGATACATCAACCCCTCCTTAGGCTGCGGATTCTGCATATATTGCCGTCCAAAGTTGATTGGATTGATATCATTCATTTTCAGCAGCTCATCAAGCGTATGCTTGAACTCCCATAATGCACGTCCCTCCTTCAGGTCCTGTCCATCTTCTACTATAATACTGGGAAGCGATAGAACAGTCCATTCACCTGGATAATTAGCTAACACATGTCCGCAAAGATCGTTCTCGTGAAGACGCTGCATAATGATTATGATTGGTGTATTACGAGAGTTTACACGATTAATTATCGTTGAATCAAAACGATTGTTAACCCGTTCTCTCTTGATCTCACTATCCGCATCGTCGGGCTTAATTGGATCATCAATGATAAGCGCACCGCCGAAGATATCACCGCCCATAGCCAGCATCTCATCAAGATCAAGCTCTTCATCTTGCAATTGATCTGCGCTTGCCTCAGTATCAACCTGACCTGCGCCAAAACCTGTAACCTGTCCACCGGCAGCACGAGCGTATACGCCCCCACCTTGAGTCGTATACCATTTATTTTTTGCTCCTGAGCCTTGCTTGAGTTCAACATCTGGAAATAGCTGCTGATAAGCTTCACTCGTAACCAGATCCTTGACAGCTTCGGAATTATCCAAGGCTAGATCATCCGAGTAACTGAGGTGAATGAACTTAGAAGCAGGATTGATTGCAAGGCCGGCGCTAATTAAGTTTTTTACGGCTAGTTCAGTCTTTCCATATCGAGGTGCTATATTAATAATCAGACGTGTGATGCGGCCCATAAGCACATCGTCAAGAGCTTTAGCTATCTTCACGTGATGATCACCAACAACGAAACTACGCGAATACTGTTTTTGAAAGAAGTACTGTGTGTAATTCAATATTGACGACTTGCACCACAGCGCAATGATATCACGTTTTGTAAAGCCTGCTACCGGAGTCATTACGCGTCATTTAGATTAAAGTTACCACTAGCAAGCTGCTGCAGCATACGTTGCGCCTCCTCAGGTGATACTTTCTCGTTCAACGATTGATCTTTGGTTGTGATATCTAACTTGTCCTTGTACATACCACGAACGCGCATCAAACGATCCATAGCGGCATCAGCTGCGTAAAGCTCTACTTCCAAACCGTTTTTACCATACTTGAACGATTTAATGATACCACGTTCTTTGTCAGCCAATAGCTTTGGCATGTCAACCTCGACTTGCGGTACCAACTCGGCTTCACCGGTAACCAGCCTGCTTGCCAAAGGATTTCTCCGCAACTCAATTTGGTAAGCAAGGATTTGATCACGTATTGGGTCAAGTGATGCTTGAAACTCATCAAAGGCTTCCTCCGTGTACCCCTTCACTGCGCAAAACTCTTCTTTAAGCATCAGATCATACTCAAGCTCTGCAATAAGCTCTAGCAATCCTTTACGGACACGTGGACGATATTCGACCATACGTGTCGTCATATAGTCAGCAAGATTGCCTCGGGCAATGTCGGCAGTTTTCTTTGTAAGCTCTTCTGCTGACAAGGACAATTCGTCCAATCTAGCATTGATTGCTACGGAAACATTAGGTTTTCTAAGGTTTTCATGACCTACAACCGCAGCAGTCTTTTCACTATATCCAGCACGAATAGCTGCTTGTGTAGCATTAAAATCTTTGCAGTACTCTTCAACAAAGCGTCGTTGATTGGTTGTTAACTTAGTTGGCGAATCCTCACTCATCTCCCCTAACCTCCTTTACTATATAATCCACAGCCTCACGAACCCTCGCTACGTTGAGGTAGTAATGCACAGACTGACTTATCTTGCTTGATAAGGCTTGCTTTGATACGCCCATTATTTCGGCAAGCGATTTTATAACTCCTGATTTAACTCTATACTCAGCATGTATTGTCTCGGGCGAAAATAAAATTAGAGATGTACATATGGTATATAATCTTTGATAAAATGGATCATCACTTATTTGATTAGAGAAACTGTGTATTTTGATTACCTGATTTAAAGAGCACGGCTTACTCTTTAAGTTTTTAGCCAACTCATTATATACTTCAGGATGTTTAAGCAAAAGATATTGAGAAATGACTGGATTTATCATGCTGCTATCTCCTTTCTTGTAGGCTCACCGATTAATTCAATGATTATTGCCTGGAAATCTTCTAATGAGCGAATGATGTAAACTGGCGTCCCATCCTCCTGCCAAACCTTGTGTACTTTTTGCTGTTCCGGACTAACCTTACCCGATTGGGTTTTCATTTCGAATCCGTAAGCATTCCCCAGATGAATGAGTATACAGTCAGGAATACCAGCTACAACCCCAGACGCTTTTAATTGCATTCCTTCAACTGCATTGCGGCTTCCACCATTAGGTACATGAAAGAATTTTCGGCGTGTTTGTGGATAGTTATTCCACAACCATTGAAAGCACGCGGCTTGCAAAGCTTTCTCACTTATCTTTTCCATGTAAATCCTCCTAAATATAACAAGTCAGATGATTTACACCCCATAATGTAAATACCAATATTAAAATCTCTATCTATGCTGTCCATGTGGAATGGCTTTTATTAACGCTTCCACAAAAGCGGAAGCGTTTAACACACTTAATTCATGAACCAGGTACTTTGACATCCCTGATACTCACAAAAATAAGCATAGTTTCTAATTATTGCATAAAAGCAACATAAAAAGCAATAATTAATAACAATAAATAATTAAAGAGGTAGGCTGCTGACTTATTAAAACTTAAAAAAATAAAACAAAAAACCGTCATACTTATGGGAAGCATGACGGCACGTCAAAGAATTATTGATTAGTATTAAGTATGTATCATTGATAGTATTATTATTAACCCAATAACTAAGATGAAGGATCCTATTATAACAATGGTTCCAAATATTGCATCTTTAGTGTCTTCTTTCTTTAAAGATGATTCATAAATTATTTTAAGATCATTCCATCTCTTTAAAACCTTATCAGAAGTTTTTGGAACTTCATCACGAATGTTTCTCAAAGTGTCATTTAAGAAACATCGTGAATACATTGATTTACTTTTGCTAATTTGCGAGTTCATAATAAATTACATTGTTAAGTGTGATTAAAGCGGCCGAAGTTTTGCCGACGACGGCCGCTACTTTATACTCCAATCCTATTAACCCCTTGGGTTAACGATGCAAATGTATAAATTATTTATCATTTGTAAAATTAAATGTAAAATAAAGTTTTCAAAAGTTGCAATAACGCTATATTTTCTCAAAAAGAATTCCTTCATATTATTTGAGATCTGGATAATATCATTAATAAAATAAGTAGAAATGCATAGAATACCAATTAGACTTGGATTTATTGACTTATACATTTTACATGAATAATATTCAACTTCACCTCTCGACTGATCTGCCCAAAAACATTTACAAACTAAAAATGCAACGTATCATTAGATAATAAGTGAAAAAATTTAAAATACTTGGAAAAGGCCGAGGAAGGTTACAGGGTTACAGGGTTACAAGACTTTTGCATTGTTAACATATAGAGAAAAAAGTATATATTTTTTTACTCTACGCAACGGTTGCGTAAAAAAAGGTATATATATTATTTTTTTTCATAATATTTAATAAGAATTATAGTAACTCCTGTAACCTATCAAAAAAAGCTTGTTTAATACTAAATAAAACTAGCTTTTAGGTTACAATGTTGTTGTAACCATGTTGTAACTATACATTTATAAGCTGTTACCTTTCCAAAAAAAAAGCCCTCAAAAGAGGGCTTAGAAAATGAAGGTATTCTTCATTGTCTGCGTGAAAACCTAACCTTATATTTATTGTAAATTACTTCAACTTTCTTCTCTGATAGAGGGATTTTTATATCATTATCCTTGCAATAATTCAAGTAAACTTGATACCAATAACTGAAATTTCTAAAATAAAAACACTTACGAGAAAAGAAGTAATGACAGTGCTGTTCCCTATTAAAATTACCATCCTCATCGAGATGGACACCGTTCGGTGTAATCCAATGTTCTTTAGGTATCTCAAGATTTAAAATAGATTTAACTATTTGATGTTCAACCAATATTATTTCGTTATTTATTAAATCACTAAATTCCCTAAGGCCAGATTTGATCATTTTTTTGCTGTAAAAATTAAGAAAATCTTTCAATCCCTCTGATGTCATATAGCATTCTCTAAAGCCAGAACCATTACTCTCTCGCGAACTATCAAATCCACTATAGCAGACAAAATTATTCATTATAAAACTTTTCTTATTATTTCTTACAGGAGCAATATATCGAAAACCGATATGGTCCATTATTTGACTTTCAGTTGCGCTTAAGTCATACCCATTGTATTTCACATCAGGGACCATAACACCCTCATTAAACATCTTCTTGGAACCTACTTCTTCAAATCTGACATAGTCTTTAAGGTACTCTGACAGAACAGAATTGATTACATCCAATGGTACGCCTGTAAGCTTGGATAATCGTCTATTTGACGTATATGCGCCTCCGTAATGGAGTGTGAACAGCTGGGAGCTGTCGAGCGCAACTTTATTGAGGTGTTCTAGCTCTTCCCACCTTAATAACAATAACGCCCTTGCTTCATCATTAAAATTAGTAGCTATAAATAATGATTGAGATTTGGTCAATTCGTACATTGATCTCATTTCAACTTTAGCATCCTTGTATTCAATCACGTTAAAATTAATGCTTTTAAAATTTTCGTCAGTAGTTTTCCCATAGATTTTTTGACAAGCTTCAATCCAACCAGGCTCCATTTTACGGATATCCTTCAAAACATTATCATGTGTCATTCCTGATAACTCAGCAATCTCTAGACTACTTATTGTATTTTTTGATATTTCTAATGATTTCATAATTAATCTTATTTTAAGTATTTATTAGAACGGTAATCCATCTTCGGACTCGTTTAAATTGGATGGAATTTGATATTCCCCTGTAAAAATATGCACGCGTTTTGTTTGATATGCAACCTTTTTAACAATAGACTGTTGGAATTTAATATTAAATTTTTCACAAAATTCTTTCAATGCTGTATTCAGTAATCGGGGGTGCAATTTCTGTTTTTCGTATAGAGATAGGTATTCATTATATTCTTGTTGAAATATTTTTACTTCAACAAAGTCAAGCCTTAGCCATTTATCTATATTATCTTCAATAAACTCTATTGTTTTTTCCCCATACTTATTATTAAACATTTTTTTCCATCCTGAATCAGACAATTCCTGTTCTTTAATGATTCCATTAACCTTTAAATGATGCTGAACAGACTCAATAATAACATCATCAAAACTTTTCCAGTCCGAATCATCAAAATCATGAGGAAACATCTTTTCATGAACAACATTAGGCCCATTTGGACCTGAATAAAAATTAGTAAACTCTATAGTTCTAACCCTCCTTTTTAAACCTCCATCTGTAATATTGCATGAAAAATTTGTTGACATTAAAATTTTCGGAGTTTCTTCAAATGGTAAATCAAACCTATCAGAGTACAACCTTTTAATTGTGGAATTATTAGTAATTACATTTTTTAATTTTGCAAAAGAAAAATACTTTGGTGTATCTCCTATAACAAATACCTTTTCATTCCGCCACGACTGGAACAAGGTATCATTAACCTCAATTGCTCCCCCGTCAACTTCGCATCTAGTTGTAGTGTATGCTAACATTTCCCCAAACAAGCTTTTTCCAGCTCCCCCGCCATCCAATTCATCTGCCGCCATTTCAGACAGTACAACCATATATGCACGATCTCTACATTTTATCTCATGAGACAGCCATCCAATAATATTTTTAACGTTATCCGTATATCCAGTAGAATTTGTCAAAAATTCAGAATATAAATTTGAACTCTCAATTGACGGATCATAACATCTATTCTGTTTTTGATTATAAAAAATATACTTATCTGTAATTTCAAGGAAATCATAATCATGAATTTCTACTGATTCAGCTGTTATTTCTATTATGCAGTTTCTATAAAACTTATAACAAACGTCTCTTTTGTCACAAAGCAGTAATTCTTTATCCATCTTAGGAATCCCCCCTTTGATATATTTCAACTTAGTACTTAATTTTTCTGTTAATGCATTTGAAATCTTTTCTTTGGTGACTTCATCTTCTTTTATATATGCTTCCAATGCTTCTGTTAAATGGGGTTGCAGATCAAAAACCTGATTTAGAACTCTACTTTCGACATCCTTGCGATATATAACTCCATTATATAATACATAACCAATTCCTTCTACAACATCTATTAGGTTTTTCAAAAGTATATTAACCACATCCTTCTCATTGAACTCCCAGAATTTTTTAAATGGGTATTGTTCGGCCGATTTAGCTTTTCCTTCTTCTATCGCTTTTTTAGCATTTGAGCTTAGATTTTTGGGGCCAGTATTTCCATCTCGTATCGCTTTTTCTACAATTATTTCCTCCGTTTTTGAGGTAAATTTTCCAAAACCTTTCTCCACTAAAAATTTATATGTCAACTTTGAATCTCCATCGAATTTAAGATGAGATAGCAGTGTGGCTGGCCTATAACCTCGCTCACCTTCTAAATTGGTTGATGTAGTGAATATTTTAAAAACACGCTTATCGCAAATAAAAGAAGCAGAAGTTCCCGAATCTTTTCCTGGACGAGTAAACTGAATATAATTTTTACCCTCAGGTCTACCAAATACCCTCCATCCAAATTCTTCCATTAATGCAACAGGGTCACAATTGTAATCATAATCTTCAAAAGGATTAACCGAATACCAATTAGACATTGATTTACTGACTTTTGGCATAGGAGCCATTTTAATTACGTCACTGAAAGAACGGCAGATATTTATTAATCCGCAGCGTTCTTCCCAAGTAATTACAGGCATAGGAACATCATGAACAATGGTATATCCTGAGCTTGGAGGGAAAAGAAAATATCCGCCTTCACCTCTTGTTTCAATATATTTTATTTTCTTTCCCTTTCCTCCTTCTTCATATTTAAAAGCTAACTCTTGACTTCCTTCAATTTTGTGGTCACTGACTCTGTAAATTATATGTCTGCCTCCAGAAGGAGTTTTATGTATTCGAAGTCGAGGAAAAATATCTGGGTATATTTCCTTTATTCGATTTAACAACAATGCATCAATGCCAGGATTATATTTACTATCAACATCTATACATTCTAAGTTACCGCTGATAGCTCCACATATTACAGCTACTCCTGTAGTATCGTAATATTCTAATGCTGAATAAAGCTCCCCCCTGTCCATTCTACGTGACTGCAAAGGCTTCCATGTACCTAAGCACGGATCTTTTGGTTTTTTCTCCCTCTGTTTTCGATCAAATTGATGACGATCATAGACAGGCATTATAGAGTAGCCATCATCAATAAGAGGCTCGTATTTACTCCAAACATTAGCTAATTCAATTCCCATCTTAACGTAATTGTATGTCAGTAAATTCAATGGGCATTGATCCAATCATTCTAGATTGAATATCAACCCAATTAGACTTGTATCCCATAGCAGCTCCGAATGCGGAAAGAAAGCCCTTGTGCATTTGCTCTTTAGCTTTAGCCACACGTGTCGCAAAAACCTGCTTCTTTTTCATCTTAGCATAAATGGCAAGTTCATTCGGAGTGAGTTCGCTGATCTTTCTTCCGACTAGAGAGGTGTAGTGACTGGTAACTTCTACTAATTCTCCTTGCTCCAGTTCCTTTTCAGTTAATGGTCGTTCGTGTCCGCAATATTGACATATACGCACTGACGATGGTATGATCGATTCGCACTCAGAACATAGAGCAACAGGCGCAACGCCTTGACCTTTCTTGGAACGCTTTGTAACCTCCCACATGTTTTCCCAATCGCGGTCTTCAAAGTATAAGCCGTGACGCTCCCAATTGCCACCATAATCTAGTACCCGAAAGTGAGTTTTCAGGGGGGTACCATCAGCTGACCATACCGGTCTACTTCCGCGTCCTATCATTTGCAGATATAGAGGTAAAGAAGTTGTTGCACGGTTGAGAATAACCAAATCAACAGCCGGAGCGTCGAAACCCTTTGTCAAACTCGCTACCGATACGCAAATATTTGCTAGTCCCAATCCAGTGAACTTTGCTAACTCGTAGCTGGAATTTTCCAACTGACTATGATATTCAACCGATGCAAATCCCTCATCTTGGAGTCTTTGGTTCATTTCGCGCGCATGTTTGATGGACGACACGAAAATCATGCACTTCTTAAATGTCGCTGATCGAAGATCTTCAAAAATCCCATCATACACAGCCGAAGTGG
The Sphingobacterium spiritivorum genome window above contains:
- a CDS encoding MaoC family dehydratase; amino-acid sequence: MVTIRSFEEYKSYEGKVLGVSEWHKIDQDQINKFADATLDHQWIHTNEERAANEGPFKTTIAHGYLTLSLIPYLWKQIADVTNVKMEINYGIENFKFGQAVPSGGEVQLQATVKSITNLRGTIKAVIQAQLLIKDYVKPAYVGDVIFLYHFN
- a CDS encoding 3-oxoacyl-ACP synthase III family protein; this translates as MLKSKIIGTGSYIPTEIIPNSYFLNHNFFGTDNVEINQSAETIIQKFSAITGIKSRRYAAKGLTASDMATMAAEQAISNASVDPELIDIIIVAHNYGDIKYEGSPRDMVPSLAARVKHNLGIKNISCIPYDLVFGCPGWLQGLIQCDLAIRSGVAKTCLVIGAETLSRVIDSSDRDSMIFSDGAGACIIQANTTSDSGIINSVVRSDTDIELEFIYSAGSNKGEKEDSEYIKMKGRKVYEYALKNVPQAMKQCFDHSGNKIESLKMILIHQANEKMDEAIVKRFFELYGIEDLPQNIMPMNISSMGNSSVATIPTLLHQVLDNQIDTYNISDGDIILFASVGAGMNINAITYKW
- a CDS encoding phage portal protein, whose amino-acid sequence is MAKEIKVASAAIDPKIIEELGKESAPAYEVKKETDIKEHNIYDEQLRKRKTVVKKVIGPDGKPVMMADGRTPTTTTTYVDPARLPLALQEIIVTRRVAFMNLGKARLYAEPDKGAQEKAFNLLQRLRENNKVGYKESEIAKLLNKELQVAKLWYSKVTDDASHWGGLSKVPVDYKMQILAPSKGDTLLPVFDANGDLIYFGRQYDRRKSLEELAAETSGGDKTVKCFDIYSTDRLLKFEQGGSGGESEGGWKLVATVDLPYKKLPIIYYSKNTPIWANVQPLIERLETVISNFADTNDYHASPTLVFKGATGAQAQEKGESGKAVLLTGEHADAKYVTWDQSVAAVELEIDTLVNFIYSLTQTPNISFEEMKALGDLSGVAFDRVFIDAHLAASNEIDGGYGELLQRSVNLEKALLASMDTGLTASLQELAVTVEVPRFKLDDLDADVDLAIRAKDGGLISVETAIGMSGLVTNVQDEMERIKK
- the terL gene encoding phage terminase large subunit; translated protein: MTPVAGFTKRDIIALWCKSSILNYTQYFFQKQYSRSFVVGDHHVKIAKALDDVLMGRITRLIINIAPRYGKTELAVKNLISAGLAINPASKFIHLSYSDDLALDNSEAVKDLVTSEAYQQLFPDVELKQGSGAKNKWYTTQGGGVYARAAGGQVTGFGAGQVDTEASADQLQDEELDLDEMLAMGGDIFGGALIIDDPIKPDDADSEIKRERVNNRFDSTIINRVNSRNTPIIIIMQRLHENDLCGHVLANYPGEWTVLSLPSIIVEDGQDLKEGRALWEFKHTLDELLKMNDINPINFGRQYMQNPQPKEGLMYRAFKEYLNIPPYFKAYRKAYVDTADTGKDYLCSIAYLETDLGCFVLDVIYTQDPMEITEPDTARQLAMHQVEYALIESNNGGRGFARNVESHLVTLKAFNCTIEWFHQGENKHARIFTNSAKVNMIIHMPVGWDKMWPQFYKHVTTYSKKGNNAYDDALDALTGVVENFGVNKESNIDDSVIGMFG
- a CDS encoding terminase small subunit, which encodes MSEDSPTKLTTNQRRFVEEYCKDFNATQAAIRAGYSEKTAAVVGHENLRKPNVSVAINARLDELSLSAEELTKKTADIARGNLADYMTTRMVEYRPRVRKGLLELIAELEYDLMLKEEFCAVKGYTEEAFDEFQASLDPIRDQILAYQIELRRNPLASRLVTGEAELVPQVEVDMPKLLADKERGIIKSFKYGKNGLEVELYAADAAMDRLMRVRGMYKDKLDITTKDQSLNEKVSPEEAQRMLQQLASGNFNLNDA
- a CDS encoding VRR-NUC domain-containing protein, yielding MEKISEKALQAACFQWLWNNYPQTRRKFFHVPNGGSRNAVEGMQLKASGVVAGIPDCILIHLGNAYGFEMKTQSGKVSPEQQKVHKVWQEDGTPVYIIRSLEDFQAIIIELIGEPTRKEIAA
- a CDS encoding Rha family transcriptional regulator, translated to MKSLEISKNTISSLEIAELSGMTHDNVLKDIRKMEPGWIEACQKIYGKTTDENFKSINFNVIEYKDAKVEMRSMYELTKSQSLFIATNFNDEARALLLLRWEELEHLNKVALDSSQLFTLHYGGAYTSNRRLSKLTGVPLDVINSVLSEYLKDYVRFEEVGSKKMFNEGVMVPDVKYNGYDLSATESQIMDHIGFRYIAPVRNNKKSFIMNNFVCYSGFDSSRESNGSGFRECYMTSEGLKDFLNFYSKKMIKSGLREFSDLINNEIILVEHQIVKSILNLEIPKEHWITPNGVHLDEDGNFNREQHCHYFFSRKCFYFRNFSYWYQVYLNYCKDNDIKIPLSEKKVEVIYNKYKVRFSRRQ